The nucleotide window GCATTTCATCATGTTAATCATAGAGATTGAAGCCATTCAATAATCAGACCGAGCATTTCATCATATTAATCACAGAGATTGAAGTCATTCAATAATCAGACCGAGCATTTCATCATATTAATCACAGAGATTGAAGTCATTCAATAATCAGACCGAGCATTTCATCATATTAATCAGAGATTGAAGCCATTCAATAATCAGACCGAGCATTTCATCATATTAATCATAGAGATTGAAGCCATTCAATAATCAGACCGAGCATTTCATCATATTGATCATAGAGATTGAAGCCATTCAATAATCAGACCGAGCATTTCATCATATTAATCATAGAGATTGAAGCCATGCAATAATCAGACCGAGCATTTCATCACATCAATCATAGAGATTGAAGCCATTCAATAATCAGACCGAGCATTTCATCATATCAATCATAGAGATTGAAGCCATTCAATAATCAGACCGAGAATTTCATCATATCAATCATAGAGATTGAAGCCATTCAATAATCAGACCGAGCATTTCATCATGTTAATCATAGAGATTGAAGCCATTCAATAATCAGACCGAGCATTTCATCATGTTAATCATAGAGATTGAAGCCATTCAATAATCAGACCGAGCATTTCATCATATTAATCATAGAGATTGAAGCCATTCAATAATCAGACCGAGCATTTCATCATATCAATCATAGAGATTGAAGCCATTCAATAATCAGACCGAGCATTTCATCATATCAATCATAGAGATTGAAGCCATTCAATAATCAGACCGAGCATTTCATCATATTAATCATAGAGATTGAAGTCACTCACATCTCCAGCTTTGACGCGGATACTGTAGTGGACAGTATCGGGAACTTCTACTTACTAGTGACCTAGATTTTCTAGTCATGTGATAGTGTGTCGGTGTGTTGAAAAAGACGGTGTAAAACAATGGAAATGTgaaatcaaaaatgaaaataagggtTGGAATACTAAGTGAAACGGATTACTTTATAACTTATTCAgatctgaaaaaatattttcgtaaaagtaatttatattgatattttttcattcaatttctagtgtttatatctttctATAATAGATGAAATTTACATACTATATTCAATGGGGAAACTAtctataaaaaatacatttctggaaaaatgtgaaattatcaTGATTTGATTGATGGGATAATTTTGTATGTTAGTCTAACGTTCGTGGATTTCGTTTTAATTAACGAGGCTATTTCTCGATAGACATAACAAAACAAGCATGCATCTGAGATATTTACACGTGATTTCAAGATGTTTTCATGTAATTACGGGTTCTGTTTTCGTAAAATTAGGAGATCTTTCCTCGGGATAACGAAATTTTGTTTATGTGAATGAGAGATCTTTTCATGTAATTACGcgatattttctcgtaattataagatgttttcataatttttctcgtaattacgaaatCACGAGAATACgagattttttttcatgtaatgATGGGATTTTTTATCGTAATTCCATGAAAAATAATCTCCTATCAAGTCTTCgaggacaaaaacaaaaacatatacaaattgtacatacacacacatccATCGGGAAAAGGAAATTGTTAGTGTGTAGGAAAAAAAGAACGGAAGTCATACATGAAGATTTATGTTGTTATGCACTGCAAAAGATGGGCGGATTATTGTAAGTAGCATTGTCGTTTTCTTAAACTATCgtgaaaataatttcattttataagaTACATGAGGACATAAATGAACTGTGACGACATACTAACATGCTTGTGAAATTTATGCCAGCGTGAAGGTTTACAGCTCACGCTCTCAAGTGTCCATGTATTTTCAACaagaatatgtacatatatatatatatatatatatatatatatatatatatatatatatatatatatatttcagtacctagttgtgattatttagtgctttatatattaattaattgattttcacatgtatcgtttagatcctaggggtaaacgtaaggttgggtgttataattgtttgtttgtgctttatatgtatatatatatatatatatatatatatatatatatatatatatatatatattgtaaataaagaattcggtatttggtacagtaaatacatccaataataaaagtcaagaaacacaaaactcgaataacatttcactgttagcgttttcggctttaatgcctcttcagacagttgtaaaatgaaataatattgctaagtaacatcaacatatcacgacgtaagtaattgtcctttgtgacgtcataataaattacACTGTTAGCggtcaaacttccaccagagttcgtttgctcacaaaccaaactcttccacttaggcattatgggatagcgatttcttaggccgcgtatactgtgacgtcactgtagaatgacgaaaaaacataacgtcaaacgtaaacaactttcaaaacaagaacgtaaacatcaagttcattactttacacaataatttgaacagagtctccctactttttaatgatcttttgatcattttatgtttaaaataaaatccatacttttatattaatgctcttaatattaatatcttcaaacttttaactgcgaactacttctttagtgtaatttgtctgcgtgataatcgcggactcacaatatacaaatctgtatattgtggtgcgtcacataggagaggtctattcgtaggtgacgtaatgaggcctcgacggggagtttgtgttagcggtataatacacacaatattagacaaaacttggaaatcaattacagatttcagttcaatgtagtttcaatgaaatttccagagttacaaaggaggaatactttataaaattgtttaatcccaaacttaatagaaaataactgtgTAACGTTGaaactacattgaactgaaatctgtaattgatttccaagttttgtctaatattgtgtgtattataccgctaccagtgtaatttattatgacgtcacaaaggacaactacttacgtcgtgatatgttgacgttacttagcaatattatttcattttataactgtctgaagaggcatttaAAAAGCCGagagcgctaacagtgaaatgttattcgagttttgtgtttcttgacttttattattggatatatatatatatgtgtgtgtgtgtgtgtgtgtgtgtgtgtgtgtgtgtgtgtgtgtgtcgttGTGgtcgagtggacttacgcactggtttgacaattttgctaggcggtgggtgccgtacgtcgctggttcgaccccgggctggggcgaaaattttcagtacctagttgtgattatttagtgctttatatatatatatatatatactttatatatatatatatatatatatatatattagtattagtatctcacaagtggttatctcaaaagcttacagaaggtacaaactgactattcagaacgacttatgagggtgatcggtgggggaaataacatattttgggtACATATTTGGTTCtgtacaaaataatttcattctgggggggggggggggggggggggtatgtacataagatctatataagctatccacacttcaggtgcctgtgatctAAGCTGGATATCTTCACATATCCAATGGTTtggcttttttaaaaattgtaatgaaagccatttcctcataaaCGCGCTGCAGTTTTGAATAATGCGAGTATGAATTTTATAATAGTATGTCCGTTAAAGAAATTATAGAATATGCCAAGTAAATtttatctttgaaaaaaaaagaaatttatttggCATATTCTATACTTTCTTTAACGGACACACTAGCTATCATTAAAAACTactcccgtgggaatccgggtaaGAATATGTCCtctgtaccccttgcttgtcgtaaaatgcgactaaatggagtggtccttcggatgcgaccgcaaaaaccgaggccccgtgtcacagcaagtgtggtaAGATCAAGATCTCTGCCTGATCgaaggccgtaaacgccgagcagaGGCATCAATCGGAACACGTACGGCCTTTTCGTTCGCGGAAATAACCGAGTAGTTACAATTGGCAGAGGCATGCAACCCTtcgccggcagtggtgacatctccatataagtgaaaaatgcTCGAGAGGGGCATTGATCAATatgaaatcaatcaataatttttgaaattatttgaGGGTacgaactgcaatgcttcacgccGGTATAATTTTCATGAAGCGCAAACACGcgtatgcatttaaaaaaaaattgaagtcaTGGTTACAGGCATGCGCGAAAATAAGTGGTAGGGCATTCATAACCCCATGTCACATTTAAACGTTCATTGAAAGAAAACTCCGCTACGCTTTCCAAGACTAACACGGTTGTGGTGGGATCATGGCAAATTAATGAAGTCCATCTTTATTATAAGTAATTCTTTACCCTATCAGTACGGGTGAAATGGCGCTTTCCGCGTCCCGAAGACACGACTGCACATTGTACGCGTAAATAGATCGCCCTTGCTCCTCTCCCAGCCCGCTACGCACGCTCCTGCACATTTTCCAGCACGCTATTGTCTAGATTTAGTTCGCTACTGTACGTCTTAATTCAGCATGCTACCGCAACTGTACATCTTCCAGCACGCTACGTACACGTACGAGCCCGCTACTATACAGTGTATCTTCCGGCacgctacatacatgtacgaacCAGCTACTGTACGTTTTCATACATAATATGACGGCCCTGTTAGTAGCTACATGTATACGCAGTACTTAGATCACTAAGCTACTGCATGAACCACCAGTATCACATCAGcattatcttattttcattatccATCGGATAAATGGGTTTAACTGTTAATTCTAATCCAATATGTACTCCAGCAGGCATACCTCTATATAATTCAAACTAATCACAGGTTTTTTAAACATGCAAACACTGTAGGCAGTTATGTTCTTTTTCAATGCTCCAGATCGCGTCCTTCTCGTACAACTGAAGAGATAGCAGCTGAAAAACGCAAGGAAAGAGGGAATTTAGACAACTTTAGACCTAATGATAAATACTCTCGAGAGAATGAAGAACACCGACAGAGAAAGAAAGATGAAGAGCTTCGGAAACAAAGACAGATTCAAATCCAAGAGAGAGAGGAACACCGACGGCGTATGGAAGCAGGGAGATTAAACAGGGAAAAACAACGCCGGGAGATagaacaaaataaacaaaaacaacaggAAACAGTGACACCGACAACAACAACACGCAGGCAAGACGAAGATGCTGAAAGAACAAAGGTCATTGTGCCAGAGCAGCTGAGACGGGACATTGTGTCACCCAGCAGTGATCAGCAGAGAACTGAAAACGATCAACAAGGGGGCGCTACTAAAACGCGTCCACGCGACAGAGGTGTTCCTGAAACAAGAAACACCCCCAGCCCTCACCTATCTCCATCAGATGAGACACCTACTACCAGTGTTCATCCAGACAGAAAAGAAAACTTGGGTACACCGCCAACTCCACAAGACCACACATCTGTACAAAGGTTGGAGGAACCTGATAAACAAAAGAGACAAGGGTGAGATTGTGGACAATGCATGTCAGTAACAATATTCTACATAGAAACTTCAACTGCAAGTAAATGACGAGGAgctcgggaggggggggggggggggggggggcttcctCAGAAAGCTGTAACACAGCAAGGTCTTCGGTTTTGCCATCACAAGTTAAATTCACATTATTTAAGGAAAAGTGGTAATTcatgttacacatgtacactcTGCATATAATTAAACGAACATATACGCACCATTGTACCTGAACTGAAccatcttaattttttttttttgttggtcatTTGACTAACCCTCAGTTCAGAACACACCATTAAAACAATTACACAGATACACAATACCCGAGTAAGTttttaacatttattttaaatcttatatATAGCACAATATTATCATAATCTCATTTGTATTCAATTCAGATTTTTTTCTCAGTGAGAAAATGAATCTACTATAGCACAATTCTATGTTATCATAATGACTGACCAAATATATTGTCCTCGTCAGCCTGTGGCAGGGTCTCAAACATTGAATTATAATGAAATTACCATACACCGTTTTATATACCGGTATCTCAGACTCGCCAAGTTCATGTTTAAACACAACAAACTTagtaattcatttgatacacatttctttttaaatcatggGACATATAATCATGACTTTAAAGAAGACCATCATGGTTGTTATCGTATGCACTCTCAAAGTTGGAGAGTCGGGATTTAAAGCATACGTGACGTTTCTCAATACTGTCGATTCCTTATTTTTAAATAGTACTTAATATCGCGAATTAATATCGCGAAATGAGCCGTGCACGTCAAATCGGGAGAATATAAATTCACGAGTGCTCTGTCGAGAAAGAgtttatacatatatgttagcaatatggaaatagaaagcgaataattttatttcgcgATTGGTCCTTGTCGCGAAATTACACTATAATAAGTTCCTCGCGTATAAGTGGGAATTTAcagtaatatatatgttttcgtgacatttcacgtccaattcacttgcattctatatCGTTTCTACAATAAAACGTGGGGTATATTATcatatttgttataaagttaGCATATTGTGATAATTCCTTAATGTGGCAAGTAATGATGTAAACTCTTCTATGTTACAAACGCTTGTGtggagatagatagatagatagatagacattTATATTGTTAAAAACTTTCGATCAATCGGAGATCAAACCCGGTACCCTAGCATTACTAGATGGGGGATCTAACCAGGCCTATAATTTAATGTAATATAACTACACTATAAAATGAAACCCTGACATTACTAAAGAGGGATCTAACCAGGTCAATAATTTACTATAACTACACTATAAAATGAAACCTACTGATAAGAATATAAACTAACGGTTCGCAGGCACTGTCGATTTACATGCAAGTAAGAGGGCCCTCATTGTATGCAGTCAATCCTTCTAAATCTTGAAAGTTGACAAGTTTCCTGCGATTTAAGGTATGGTCTGAATTCAGATGATGATGGTTCTAGAATCAGTTTGAGTAAGAGTCCTTCTccgtctgattaaaatcagacttcttagatccgcgccgtatactctgcgatttaattagattggagtCCCTCTTGCAGTAACTTATGCAAGCGGTCAGTATCCTGACGGTTACAGCCGTAACAGGTATTTCctcaagaaagataactctgtcTAGCaattggtacatgtaacacTCTTGAGCTTGGAGGGTAAATGCACTCTACTGAGTTCAACTGATTGATTCCTCTGCcatattctttttttaatagGTCCAGTTCGCATTCTACTCTTACACCTGAACAAATAGTTAAAAAGAGTGAGGAAAGAGGGAATTTACACATTATAGAACACCAACAGGAAATAAGAGATGAAGCGCTTGTCAATGAGGATCAACAACAGATTTCAAAGGAAAAAAAGCGCAAGGCGAAGGTACACAAAAGAGGAGACCAGAGAGAGGCACATCACGAGCAAGACGACATGTCTCAAGGAGTAATGGAAGATGAGGACATTGTGCCACAACAGCAGACACAGGACATTGTGTCACCCAGCAGACACCAACAGAGGACCGAAATCGATAAACACAAAAAAGGCCACCCCCGGGAACCTCACAGCAATCcagtccaaagggaccctaagAAAAAGTTTCCACGCAATAAAGGTGCTCTTAAACCCAATAAAGGCCACGCTCATCACCTATCTCCACCAGTGAAAGGAGTACCTACTCCCAGTTTTTATCCAAACAAAGACGAGCAGCTGAGTACACCTTCATCTTCTGATCAAAAAGACCACTCATCTGTACAAAGGTCGGTGGAATCTGATCAACAAAAGTAGGACTGTGGACAGTGTATATCTGTGACAATTCATATTCTACATAGAAAATCAAATGTACTCTCTATAATTGCAACTAAATGAAGCTCCTTCTGGGGGACTTCCTCAAAGAGCTGTCACACAACAAGGTCTTCGGTTTTGTCATCACAAGTTAAATTCACATTATCTAAGGATAAGTCACCATTCATGTTAcatgttacacatgtacactcTGCATATAATTAAACGAACATATACGTACCATTGTACCAACTGAACCATCTTATTGTACATAAttttaatatcttttttttGTTGTCATTTTTAACATAACCCTCAGATCAGATCACACCATTAAAACAATTACACAGATACACAATACCTGAGTATGTttttaacatttattttaaatcttatatATAGCACAATATTATCGTAATCTCATTTGTATTCAATTCAGATTTTCTCTCAGTGAGACAATGAAGTGGATTTTTCTTAATTAGCAGTGTAATTATAATCTACTATAGCACAATTCTGTAATCATAATAACTGACCAAATATTGTCATCATCAGCCTGTGGCaagatttcaaacattaaaTTACAATGGAATTACCATACTTTGTTTTATATACCGCAACAAGTAAGGCCCTAAATGTGATACATCGGTacttaaaaaacaaacttcgtacatgtaattcattctataatcatttctttttacGTCATGAGACATAAAATCATAACGAACTTTAAAGAAGACCTAATTGTTACTGTATGCACTATTGAAAATGGAGTGACAAGAATTGGTCTTTATTTTTTGGTATACGTGACGTTTCCCAATAACACATAATTTTTCAtgacatttcacaaattctatctTATTtctagaaagaaaaaaaccttCAGGGTGTATTACCA belongs to Ostrea edulis chromosome 7, xbOstEdul1.1, whole genome shotgun sequence and includes:
- the LOC125656541 gene encoding uncharacterized protein LOC125656541 — encoded protein: MGGLLSRPSRTTEEIAAEKRKERGNLDNFRPNDKYSRENEEHRQRKKDEELRKQRQIQIQEREEHRRRMEAGRLNREKQRREIEQNKQKQQETVTPTTTTRRQDEDAERTKVIVPEQLRRDIVSPSSDQQRTENDQQGGATKTRPRDRGVPETRNTPSPHLSPSDETPTTSVHPDRKENLGTPPTPQDHTSVQRLEEPDKQKRQGSSSHSTLTPEQIVKKSEERGNLHIIEHQQEIRDEALVNEDQQQISKEKKRKAKVHKRGDQREAHHEQDDMSQGVMEDEDIVPQQQTQDIVSPSRHQQRTEIDKHKKGHPREPHSNPVQRDPKKKFPRNKGALKPNKGHAHHLSPPVKGVPTPSFYPNKDEQLSTPSSSDQKDHSSVQRSVESDQQK